A genomic segment from Candidatus Korarchaeum cryptofilum OPF8 encodes:
- a CDS encoding prefoldin subunit: protein MSSDEYLQAKAEEILAELNQVLVQLATLRAEYNSVDEAIRRLERLPEADEIFERVGVLYIRRDRDSVLLDLKATKETLEATIKSLEKKERDLRETLSRVASSTQSS from the coding sequence ATGTCATCCGACGAGTACCTTCAGGCGAAAGCTGAGGAGATATTAGCTGAGTTGAACCAGGTTTTAGTTCAACTGGCGACGCTTAGGGCTGAGTATAACTCTGTGGATGAGGCAATAAGGAGGCTTGAGAGGCTTCCGGAGGCCGATGAGATATTTGAGAGGGTCGGAGTGCTCTACATAAGGAGGGACAGGGATTCCGTGCTTCTAGATCTGAAGGCGACTAAGGAGACACTAGAAGCCACTATAAAATCCCTCGAGAAGAAGGAGAGGGACCTAAGGGAGACCTTGAGCAGGGTGGCTAGCTCTACTCAAAGTAGCTGA
- a CDS encoding DHH family phosphoesterase, which produces MALNTFFDRVRDFADELYGSLKGSHVRVISHIDADGLSSAGIFISILKRFRVPFHLSSVKYVSDTLISELKKEPYDLYIFLDLGSGEVELLKSMEKRVFVVDHHRPSSEDIPMLNPFTQGIDGDRDVSSSGLCFLLYREFFEDYSMVPVALTGALGDLQENGGFSGLNEAILNWGVERGIIEVRKEIRLFGGPDYPLVSSLERTVDPFIRGVSDDSAGALSLIESLGIPIKIGEKWVTLSDLSDEQKRDLMNELVKRVESLDKAKSLLGNTYVNLMEPKGSPLRDLSSFSTLLNACGRMGRGYLGALLASGMRGEILSSALSVLQDYKKHLSSLLRDLKPRVIGKVAFIDEGVAEDTIISTLTSIMSKSIKNVDLVIGYAETEGDMLKVSARLTNRVSGFDLNEILRKASTTVGGRGGGHRHAAGAQIPRKMKGDFEESLLSYFE; this is translated from the coding sequence ATGGCATTAAATACATTCTTTGATAGGGTAAGAGATTTCGCGGATGAGCTCTATGGGAGCCTTAAGGGCTCACATGTCAGGGTGATTTCGCATATAGATGCGGATGGGCTCAGTTCAGCCGGCATATTTATCTCAATCCTCAAGAGGTTCAGGGTACCCTTCCACCTGAGTTCAGTCAAATATGTAAGCGATACGCTGATAAGTGAGTTGAAGAAGGAGCCCTATGATCTCTACATATTCTTAGACCTTGGATCTGGGGAAGTTGAGCTCTTAAAATCGATGGAGAAGAGGGTATTCGTTGTAGATCATCACAGGCCATCTAGCGAAGATATCCCGATGCTGAACCCGTTCACCCAAGGGATAGATGGGGATAGGGACGTTAGTTCATCGGGCCTATGCTTCCTCCTTTATAGGGAGTTCTTCGAGGACTATTCGATGGTACCGGTGGCTCTAACCGGAGCCCTAGGCGACCTCCAGGAGAACGGGGGCTTCAGCGGTTTGAATGAAGCTATATTGAACTGGGGGGTTGAGAGGGGTATAATTGAGGTCAGGAAGGAGATAAGGCTTTTCGGCGGCCCTGACTACCCTCTCGTCTCCTCCCTTGAGAGAACTGTGGATCCATTCATAAGAGGGGTTTCGGACGATTCTGCTGGAGCTCTGAGCTTGATCGAATCCTTAGGGATCCCCATAAAGATAGGGGAGAAGTGGGTCACGCTATCCGATCTGAGCGATGAGCAGAAGAGGGATCTTATGAACGAATTAGTTAAGAGGGTTGAGAGCTTAGATAAGGCTAAGTCTCTCCTGGGGAACACCTATGTGAACCTGATGGAGCCGAAAGGCTCCCCGCTGAGGGATCTATCCAGTTTCTCAACTTTACTCAATGCGTGCGGTAGGATGGGCAGGGGATACCTGGGAGCTCTCTTGGCATCTGGGATGAGGGGCGAGATACTTTCCTCAGCATTATCCGTCCTTCAGGATTATAAGAAGCACCTCTCGAGCTTGCTCAGGGATCTCAAACCCAGGGTCATCGGGAAGGTCGCATTCATAGATGAAGGTGTGGCTGAGGATACCATCATAAGCACTCTGACGTCCATAATGAGTAAGAGCATCAAGAACGTGGATCTCGTCATCGGGTACGCTGAGACCGAGGGAGATATGCTTAAGGTATCCGCTAGGCTCACGAATAGGGTCAGCGGCTTCGATCTGAATGAGATCCTGAGGAAAGCTTCTACTACGGTCGGGGGGAGGGGAGGTGGACATAGGCACGCGGCGGGAGCTCAAATACCGAGAAAAATGAAAGGGGATTTCGAGGAGAGCCTGCTCAGCTACTTTGAGTAG
- a CDS encoding 30S ribosomal protein S15, with protein MARLHSRKRGKSESKRPPKSFSLDWVQMKKEEIEELVIKLGKRGVPPSQIGMILRDEYGVPLVKRITGKKITEILEEGGVAQKIPEDLMALINKAYKIRKHLEEHKKDLHAKRGLILTESKIGRLVKYYKRVGKLPPDWRYTPELAELYAA; from the coding sequence ATGGCGAGGCTTCATAGCAGAAAGAGGGGCAAATCCGAGTCGAAGAGGCCACCCAAGAGTTTCTCACTGGATTGGGTCCAGATGAAGAAGGAGGAGATAGAGGAACTCGTGATAAAGCTGGGTAAGAGAGGGGTTCCACCTAGTCAGATAGGGATGATCCTCAGGGACGAGTACGGGGTCCCATTGGTCAAGAGGATCACCGGGAAGAAGATAACGGAGATACTCGAAGAGGGCGGAGTGGCTCAGAAGATACCTGAGGATCTCATGGCCCTGATAAATAAGGCCTATAAGATAAGGAAGCATCTAGAGGAGCATAAGAAGGATTTACATGCTAAGAGAGGGCTCATACTGACAGAATCCAAGATAGGAAGGCTAGTGAAATATTATAAGAGGGTCGGCAAGCTCCCGCCCGACTGGCGCTATACTCCGGAGTTAGCTGAACTCTACGCGGCCTAA
- the rdgB gene encoding RdgB/HAM1 family non-canonical purine NTP pyrophosphatase, producing MIFASSNRHKYEEFRRMLSDLIDLKFLEVDYLEPQGEDTREIVVTSAKWLSNYIREPFFIEDSGLFIEALNGFPGPYSSYVFKKIGNEGVLKLMNGVENRRAFFISVIALSYGRGIEVFEGRVQGTIAREVRGGGWGFDPIFIPNGSNKTYGELGDEKDRFSHRGASCRKLREFLMRFGSDRLP from the coding sequence GTGATATTCGCTTCCTCCAACAGGCATAAGTATGAGGAGTTCAGGAGGATGCTCTCCGACCTTATCGATCTAAAGTTCCTCGAGGTGGATTATCTGGAGCCCCAGGGGGAGGATACGAGAGAGATAGTGGTTACATCTGCGAAGTGGTTGTCGAATTACATCAGGGAGCCCTTCTTCATAGAGGACTCCGGCCTCTTCATAGAAGCCCTCAACGGTTTTCCGGGACCCTATTCCTCTTATGTATTCAAGAAGATCGGGAATGAGGGAGTCCTAAAGTTGATGAATGGTGTAGAGAATAGGAGAGCCTTTTTCATCTCAGTTATAGCATTGAGCTATGGTAGGGGGATAGAGGTCTTCGAGGGGAGGGTTCAAGGGACCATAGCGAGGGAGGTGAGGGGAGGAGGGTGGGGATTCGACCCCATATTCATCCCTAACGGCTCTAATAAGACTTATGGGGAGCTTGGGGATGAGAAGGATAGGTTCTCCCATAGGGGGGCATCCTGCCGAAAGCTGAGGGAATTCCTGATGAGATTTGGAAGTGATAGACTCCCGTAG
- a CDS encoding KEOPS complex kinase/ATPase Bud32, producing the protein MELIYRGAEAELYKADFLGLPVVIKRRISKGYRIDELDRMIRIMRTRKEARLMRRARIAGVPVPAILDVWDDSIMMEYVHGIRMADSINEESMLAFGLASCRLHRANIAHNDLTPYNAIVNERGICLLDFGLAEYTHDIESYAVDLYVLKRSLKSITDDWEPLWNSFLRGYGNCDIAERVIRRLGEVEARGRYK; encoded by the coding sequence ATGGAGCTGATATATAGAGGGGCTGAAGCTGAGCTCTATAAAGCGGATTTCCTGGGCCTCCCAGTCGTGATAAAGAGGAGGATAAGCAAGGGGTATAGGATCGATGAGCTGGATAGAATGATCAGGATAATGAGGACTAGAAAAGAAGCTAGGCTTATGAGGAGAGCTAGAATAGCCGGGGTTCCAGTACCAGCGATTCTGGATGTCTGGGATGATTCCATAATGATGGAGTATGTTCATGGTATTAGAATGGCAGATTCAATAAATGAGGAGAGTATGTTAGCCTTTGGCTTGGCCTCCTGCAGGCTTCACAGAGCTAATATAGCGCATAATGACCTCACACCTTACAATGCGATTGTGAATGAGAGAGGAATATGCTTACTGGACTTCGGGCTGGCGGAATACACTCATGATATAGAGAGCTATGCGGTCGACCTGTATGTGTTGAAGAGATCCCTGAAGTCGATAACGGATGATTGGGAGCCTCTTTGGAACTCCTTCCTAAGGGGGTATGGGAATTGCGATATCGCGGAACGCGTAATAAGGAGACTGGGGGAGGTAGAGGCCAGGGGTAGGTACAAGTGA
- a CDS encoding protein-L-isoaspartate(D-aspartate) O-methyltransferase: MDHARLIESLVRRGIIKTEKVRRAAERVKRELFVPERYKEVAYEDIPLPIGDDQTISAPHMVFIMNEVLDLEEGQLVLEVGSGSGYHAATIAEIVAPSDSPPSRWGAVITVEINPRLASLAFENLSKAGYSSRVHVVNADGSSGLPLRRKVDRIVVTAAAPQIPPPLIEMLADGGKLVIPVGSPGFWGQDLLLVEKRGNNIIKKHITEVAFVPLRGRYGWS, from the coding sequence ATGGATCACGCTAGACTCATCGAGAGCTTGGTTAGGAGAGGTATAATAAAAACGGAGAAGGTGAGGAGAGCTGCCGAGAGGGTTAAGAGGGAGCTCTTCGTCCCTGAGAGATATAAGGAGGTAGCTTATGAGGACATACCCTTACCGATAGGGGATGATCAGACGATAAGCGCCCCTCACATGGTCTTCATTATGAACGAAGTGCTCGATCTCGAGGAGGGGCAGTTGGTCCTCGAAGTTGGATCGGGCAGCGGTTACCATGCTGCTACTATAGCCGAGATAGTTGCCCCCAGCGATTCACCACCATCGAGATGGGGGGCAGTCATAACGGTGGAGATAAATCCCAGGCTAGCCTCACTAGCTTTCGAGAACCTGAGTAAAGCGGGCTATTCCTCGAGAGTTCACGTAGTGAATGCTGATGGAAGCTCTGGATTGCCCCTCAGGAGAAAGGTGGATAGGATAGTTGTCACGGCAGCGGCACCCCAGATACCTCCCCCACTCATCGAGATGCTAGCTGATGGCGGGAAGCTAGTCATACCCGTGGGAAGTCCGGGTTTCTGGGGTCAGGACCTCCTGTTAGTTGAGAAGAGGGGCAATAATATCATTAAGAAGCATATAACTGAGGTAGCTTTCGTCCCTCTGAGGGGTAGATACGGATGGAGCTGA
- a CDS encoding DUF371 domain-containing protein, translating to MERILAYGHPNIRARHRTTMQLTKDEEISIRADCIIGVRADKSVCDLSEALKRHLLEGGGIEIEVIVGELSFAFRAEGHPELKLTNPKDLVIRKSSYIDDRTLAIRATASSAELPREMVRALRNPETELSLLISF from the coding sequence ATGGAGAGAATATTAGCTTACGGTCACCCTAACATAAGGGCCAGGCACAGGACCACGATGCAATTGACCAAGGATGAGGAGATAAGCATCAGAGCGGACTGCATAATAGGAGTGAGGGCAGATAAGTCTGTATGCGACTTGAGTGAAGCGCTAAAGAGACACCTTCTTGAGGGAGGGGGGATAGAGATAGAGGTAATCGTAGGCGAACTGAGCTTCGCTTTCAGGGCTGAGGGCCATCCTGAGCTGAAGCTTACCAATCCAAAGGATTTAGTAATAAGGAAATCGAGTTACATAGATGACAGGACTCTAGCCATAAGGGCTACGGCTTCCTCAGCGGAATTGCCTAGGGAGATGGTGAGGGCCCTCAGGAATCCTGAGACGGAGCTAAGCTTATTGATATCCTTCTAG
- the truD gene encoding tRNA pseudouridine(13) synthase TruD, with amino-acid sequence MEVPPIDSHLGMLTYMSGGSPINGRLREKLSDFIVDEVLLGKRASRAFLGIDKFEGGGVSYLVVMKRVRMDSFEMISKLSKKLGRRVGYAGMKDARSISFQFISVQGSLRELPEMEGLSLRYAGRGEMIYLGMNDGNHFTVVIRGADTIELPKIFPNFFSYQRFGVKRPYNHEIGKAILLRDIEGASSMISEQGYEVSAARSLKQLSEMIGSELIRFYVHSYQSYIFNLILSRRIELGIDPRHGDFVLRPNGEIALYPERGSLLLPLVGGLTEARGWLAEELASILREEGVSKEMFIFRELPEVSALGDFRKAFCEVEPKIVEREGFIVLSFFLESGAYATSYLREIIKPRDPIAQGFI; translated from the coding sequence ATGGAGGTCCCCCCGATAGACTCTCATTTAGGTATGCTGACCTACATGAGCGGAGGATCCCCCATAAATGGGAGGCTCAGGGAGAAGCTCAGCGATTTCATAGTGGATGAGGTCCTCCTCGGTAAGAGGGCCTCTAGAGCCTTCTTGGGAATCGATAAGTTCGAGGGAGGTGGGGTCAGCTATCTAGTCGTGATGAAGAGGGTAAGGATGGACAGCTTTGAGATGATATCCAAGCTCTCCAAGAAGTTGGGGAGGCGAGTTGGATATGCTGGGATGAAGGACGCTAGATCTATCAGCTTTCAATTCATCTCTGTCCAGGGGAGCCTCAGGGAGTTACCAGAGATGGAGGGATTGAGCTTGAGGTACGCTGGGAGGGGGGAGATGATATATTTAGGTATGAACGATGGAAATCATTTCACTGTAGTGATCAGAGGAGCTGATACTATCGAGCTACCTAAGATATTCCCGAATTTCTTCTCTTACCAGAGGTTCGGTGTGAAGAGGCCGTATAATCATGAGATAGGCAAGGCTATATTGCTCAGGGATATAGAGGGAGCTTCCTCTATGATATCAGAGCAAGGGTACGAGGTAAGTGCTGCCAGGAGCTTGAAGCAACTCTCGGAGATGATCGGATCGGAATTGATCAGGTTCTACGTGCACTCATATCAATCCTACATATTCAACTTGATCCTGTCGAGGAGGATTGAGCTGGGAATAGACCCTAGGCACGGTGACTTCGTGCTGAGGCCTAACGGTGAGATAGCCCTATATCCCGAGAGGGGGAGCTTACTCCTTCCGTTAGTGGGAGGCCTGACTGAAGCTAGAGGATGGCTCGCCGAGGAGCTCGCATCCATACTGAGGGAGGAGGGCGTGAGTAAGGAGATGTTCATCTTCAGGGAGCTGCCTGAGGTGAGCGCCCTCGGGGACTTCAGGAAAGCTTTCTGCGAGGTCGAGCCCAAGATTGTCGAAAGAGAGGGCTTTATCGTGCTCTCCTTCTTCCTTGAATCAGGAGCTTATGCTACATCTTATCTGAGGGAGATCATAAAGCCCAGGGATCCCATCGCCCAGGGCTTCATCTAG
- a CDS encoding Sjogren's syndrome/scleroderma autoantigen 1 family protein produces the protein MNPSEDERSRKMAEALLKGWKMLPEVCPVCGTPLFETSGGEVICAVCGTKVILVGSEEEVGIEEQRLMLERVMGALMRQLERETLSSSELDDELLSRINSLLNAIEKATSIYRNLVRLGKRRR, from the coding sequence ATGAACCCTTCGGAAGATGAGAGAAGCAGGAAGATGGCTGAAGCCCTGCTAAAAGGATGGAAGATGCTTCCTGAGGTCTGCCCCGTCTGCGGGACTCCCCTATTCGAGACTAGCGGAGGGGAAGTCATCTGCGCTGTCTGCGGTACTAAAGTGATATTGGTAGGGTCGGAGGAGGAAGTCGGGATAGAGGAACAGAGACTCATGCTGGAGAGGGTCATGGGCGCCTTAATGAGGCAACTCGAGAGGGAGACGCTCTCCTCAAGCGAACTAGATGATGAGCTCCTATCTAGGATAAACTCCCTCCTGAACGCTATCGAGAAAGCGACCTCTATATACAGGAACTTAGTTCGTCTGGGTAAGAGGCGTAGATGA
- a CDS encoding HD domain-containing protein, protein MLVDSFPLQRLRRIKQLPGSEFVYPGAVNTRFEHSLGVMHLAGIMGESLTEDRDSISLLRVAGLLHDLGHGPFSHAFEGILREYLGISHEEMTSLLIRGTEISEILGRIGFDPREVVDLIMGRHTRRSFSKAINSSIDSDKMDYIVRDSYHTGAGYTVDVHRIASNAVEIGGDLAINFRALEAVESLFMARLLSYRTIYYHKTSRGVQLMLEMAMREIVSKLGIEVIREDPSAFLRLDDYYVWELIRGDERSSWIAERLMRRELLKLVWEEQGVRLRPDLIDEVRERISKLCGIDERHIIIDAPKIEFVGGELPKIAREEEVLELSEASHVLRRLLDMDPSFFRVYTWPEYRERLREGLKNATRRGVDLIC, encoded by the coding sequence ATGTTAGTCGATTCTTTTCCCTTACAAAGGCTTAGAAGAATAAAGCAGCTTCCTGGGTCTGAATTCGTTTACCCTGGGGCAGTTAATACTAGGTTTGAGCACTCATTGGGGGTGATGCATCTAGCAGGCATTATGGGGGAGAGCCTGACTGAGGATAGGGATTCTATTTCCCTCCTGAGGGTAGCGGGCCTCCTTCACGATCTGGGTCACGGTCCCTTCTCCCACGCTTTCGAAGGGATCCTTAGGGAATATCTGGGGATTTCACATGAGGAGATGACTTCTCTCTTGATAAGGGGCACTGAGATATCGGAAATTTTGGGGAGGATCGGCTTCGACCCTAGGGAGGTAGTAGATCTGATAATGGGGAGGCATACGAGGAGGAGCTTCTCTAAGGCCATAAACTCCTCGATAGATTCCGATAAGATGGATTACATAGTGAGGGACTCCTATCACACTGGAGCGGGTTACACGGTCGATGTACACAGGATAGCTTCCAATGCTGTTGAGATCGGGGGGGATCTCGCGATAAACTTCAGAGCTTTAGAGGCTGTTGAGTCCCTCTTCATGGCGAGACTCCTGTCCTACAGGACCATATATTATCATAAGACTTCTAGGGGCGTTCAGTTGATGCTCGAGATGGCTATGAGGGAGATAGTGAGTAAGTTGGGGATTGAAGTAATAAGGGAGGACCCCAGCGCTTTCCTGAGGCTCGATGATTACTACGTTTGGGAATTGATAAGAGGTGATGAGAGGAGCTCATGGATCGCCGAGAGGTTGATGAGGAGGGAGCTCCTCAAACTAGTTTGGGAGGAGCAGGGGGTTCGATTGAGGCCAGATCTCATAGATGAGGTTAGGGAGAGGATATCTAAGCTATGCGGAATAGATGAGAGGCATATAATCATAGATGCCCCTAAGATAGAGTTCGTTGGTGGCGAGCTCCCCAAGATAGCGAGGGAAGAGGAGGTCCTAGAGCTATCTGAGGCATCTCACGTCCTCAGGAGGCTTCTAGACATGGATCCTTCATTTTTCAGGGTTTATACATGGCCTGAATACAGAGAGAGGCTCAGAGAGGGGTTGAAGAATGCTACTAGAAGAGGTGTTGATCTCATTTGCTGA
- a CDS encoding glycine cleavage system protein H: protein MEVPGDRFYTKTHEWVKISENRAIIGITSYAIEQLGDITFLEVKPKGTLIKKGEVLGVVESSKTTEKIYAPVSGEIVEINRDCGVVEEGSSEVPIGLEKIVEDPYEEGWIVVLEVKGDLSSELRDLMSSEDYLKHLKEGH from the coding sequence ATGGAGGTACCGGGTGATAGATTTTATACAAAAACTCATGAATGGGTGAAAATTTCAGAAAATAGAGCTATAATAGGGATAACTTCTTATGCAATTGAGCAGCTTGGAGATATAACATTCCTAGAAGTTAAGCCAAAGGGCACCCTCATCAAGAAGGGAGAAGTCTTAGGCGTCGTTGAGAGCAGCAAGACCACTGAGAAGATATATGCTCCTGTTAGCGGTGAGATAGTTGAGATAAACAGGGATTGCGGCGTCGTCGAGGAAGGGAGTAGTGAGGTCCCGATAGGGCTCGAGAAGATAGTTGAGGATCCATATGAGGAGGGCTGGATAGTGGTGCTGGAGGTTAAGGGTGATCTTAGCTCAGAACTGAGGGATCTGATGAGCTCAGAGGATTACTTAAAGCATCTGAAGGAGGGTCACTGA
- a CDS encoding ferredoxin domain-containing protein, producing the protein MDEIKETLVQVAKLMKISAITAPKARGVDNIVCKIIEDDETIGKIAGEMENLSSELGEAYLRDARSLRNSKVLLLIGCKIVEIMGNRMTDIGISEDMILNILNLGIALGSALTSSTP; encoded by the coding sequence ATGGATGAGATCAAGGAGACCTTAGTTCAAGTCGCTAAACTGATGAAGATCTCAGCTATAACTGCTCCGAAGGCAAGAGGAGTTGATAACATCGTCTGCAAGATCATCGAAGATGATGAGACAATAGGGAAGATCGCTGGTGAGATGGAGAATCTCTCCTCAGAGTTGGGTGAGGCTTACTTAAGGGATGCAAGAAGCTTGAGAAACAGCAAGGTCCTCTTGCTGATCGGATGCAAGATAGTGGAGATTATGGGGAATAGGATGACAGATATAGGGATCTCTGAGGACATGATCTTGAACATTTTGAACCTAGGAATCGCCCTAGGTTCTGCTCTGACCTCCTCCACGCCCTGA
- a CDS encoding UPF0147 family protein — MVTKKSEKIKEYEALLSEAIQRLDRISQDRSVPRNIRRATTEAIEVLRDERNSYGVRSNKAISILNDIVNDINMPFPTRSEILLIVGLLEKIKD, encoded by the coding sequence ATGGTAACTAAGAAGTCCGAGAAGATCAAGGAATATGAAGCCCTCCTCTCAGAAGCGATACAAAGACTGGATAGGATCTCCCAAGACAGGAGCGTCCCCAGGAACATAAGGAGAGCTACTACAGAGGCTATAGAGGTCCTGAGGGATGAGAGGAACAGTTACGGCGTGAGATCCAATAAGGCGATCTCAATATTGAATGATATTGTTAATGATATAAATATGCCATTCCCAACGAGGTCGGAGATACTACTCATAGTCGGCTTACTTGAAAAAATTAAGGATTGA
- a CDS encoding ATPase domain-containing protein has translation MSLDSLSGRIERKYIEMMRSKGIDLNDLILMSDSELSKELGVDREVAREILREVSSLLLRPLTADKLLEEESRLRTGIEGLDELLGGGLRIRTITGIYGPPASGKTQFCIYMTVRSLLNEERGGISSERAVFIDTEGTFDPGRASAFLRQNGLSERDLSRIDVLRVNNIIQLKEALEIAMSYVRSGTSKLICLDSISYPFRQYGGLKGLRERQEDLQEVLVSLRRIADRGSVVIMTMHAIKWGRDLYSKGGFVLSHTPHNMLCFRKVRGKVIVTLEDSSYLPPGQAAFIVRDDGIIGL, from the coding sequence ATGAGCCTGGATTCCCTCTCAGGAAGGATAGAAAGGAAGTACATCGAGATGATGAGGAGTAAGGGCATCGATTTGAATGACCTCATCCTGATGTCGGATAGCGAGCTCTCGAAGGAACTAGGAGTCGATAGGGAAGTGGCTAGGGAGATCCTTAGGGAAGTATCTTCCCTTCTACTGAGGCCCCTCACCGCTGATAAGCTCCTAGAGGAAGAGAGTAGGCTGAGGACCGGTATAGAGGGCCTGGATGAGCTCTTAGGGGGAGGGTTAAGAATTAGAACTATCACGGGGATATACGGGCCTCCGGCCTCAGGGAAAACTCAGTTCTGCATCTATATGACAGTTAGATCCTTATTGAATGAGGAAAGAGGTGGAATTTCCTCTGAGAGGGCTGTATTCATAGATACGGAGGGCACATTCGATCCCGGGAGAGCCTCTGCCTTCTTAAGGCAGAACGGTCTATCAGAAAGAGACCTCTCCAGAATAGATGTCCTCAGAGTGAATAATATAATTCAGCTCAAGGAGGCCCTCGAGATCGCGATGAGTTACGTTAGATCGGGCACCTCTAAGCTGATCTGCCTGGATTCTATCTCTTATCCCTTCAGGCAGTATGGAGGGCTCAAGGGACTGAGGGAGAGGCAGGAGGATCTCCAGGAGGTCCTAGTATCATTGAGGAGGATCGCCGATAGGGGGAGCGTTGTTATAATGACGATGCACGCGATAAAATGGGGGAGGGACCTATATTCAAAGGGGGGCTTCGTCCTCTCACACACGCCGCATAACATGCTCTGCTTCAGGAAGGTGAGGGGAAAAGTTATAGTTACCCTGGAGGACTCCTCCTACCTCCCACCCGGGCAAGCGGCATTCATAGTAAGGGATGACGGCATAATCGGACTCTGA
- a CDS encoding CDP-2,3-bis-(O-geranylgeranyl)-sn-glycerol synthase, which translates to MDLSFILGAIWYILPSYFANMSPVLFGGGRPLDMGRSFRDGRRILGDHKTIRGFLSGIIVGTLVGFIQGRPLQGFTLSLGAMVGDCFGSFIKRRIGLVEGQSAPLLDQEGFLIFSLIFTYPIEGLAIEPVIFLLIITPILHWGTNFLAHAIGIKEVAH; encoded by the coding sequence ATGGATCTCAGCTTCATATTGGGGGCTATCTGGTACATACTTCCATCTTACTTCGCTAATATGTCCCCAGTGCTCTTCGGAGGGGGGAGGCCCCTAGACATGGGCAGAAGCTTCAGGGATGGGAGAAGGATACTGGGAGATCATAAGACGATAAGGGGATTTCTCTCTGGCATAATTGTTGGGACACTCGTCGGTTTCATCCAGGGAAGGCCTCTTCAGGGCTTCACTCTATCGCTGGGCGCTATGGTCGGCGATTGCTTCGGTTCCTTCATAAAGAGGAGGATCGGGCTAGTGGAGGGGCAATCGGCTCCTCTACTCGACCAGGAAGGTTTCCTCATATTCTCCCTGATTTTCACCTATCCTATAGAGGGATTAGCTATTGAGCCAGTGATCTTCCTCCTGATCATAACGCCCATACTCCACTGGGGGACTAACTTCTTAGCTCATGCTATTGGGATAAAGGAGGTAGCCCATTGA